TACAAACACATGAAAATGAAGATCGTGCATCTGAACGCGAATCTGTTGGAGAATTGTCTAGCTATGACAATCACCCCGCTGATATGGCTACTGAATTATATGAGCGTCAAAAGGACTTCGGACTTATTGAGCTTTGGCATAAACAGCTAGAAGATACGAAACATGCCCTGCAAAAAATAGAAGCGGGTACGTACGGCATTTGCGAAGTGTCTGGCGAAGAAATTCCATTTGAAAGATTAGAAGCAATGCCGACTGCTACAACATGCATACAGCACACGACAAACAAATTAAATATGGAAACGCGACCAGTTGAGGAAGAAGTATTATCCCCTTCTTTTCATAAGCACGATGAAGATCATTCTGTTGAGTACGATGCAGAAGTTGCGTGGCAAGATGTTGCCAATTATGGAACGTCTGAAACGCCGTCTGATTTAGAAAGACAAGATTCAAAAAACTACAATGGCATGTACGTAAATAGCGAAGAGAATGTAGGCTACGTAGAGGATTTTGAAAACTTTATCGGTACAGATATGTATGGGAAAAATCCGCAAGTTTTCGCTACGGAAGAGCATGAAGAATATGAACAAATGCTTGATGACTTTGAAGAGCGTACGTTTAAGGGCGAATTATCTTCAAATGAGTCGAGTTCCAAAGAATAAAAAAAAGCATTCCGAAAATCGGAATGCTTTTTATCGCTAGCTAATTAGTTTTTTGTAACGTTAGCAGCTTGTGGTCCACGGTTACCTTCAACGATTTCGAAAGAAACTTCTTGACCTTCTTCTAAAGTTTTGAATCCGTCACCTTGGATAGCTGAGAAGTGAACGAATACATCGTCTCCACCTTCAACTTCGATGAAACCGAAACCTTTTTCGCTGTTAAACCATTTAACTTTACCTGTTTGCATGTCATGTACCTCCTAAATAAAAATGAAACTATGAATCCACATGAAAAGGTGGATATAAAGGACATGAATGTATAACAAGCTTACAGCCTTTAATTCAACGTGCTTTATTTCCGTACCACATTATGTAGCTCAATAGTGACTTCACTATATCACGCTATATCAAAAACGTCAAATGAGAACACTTTCATTCCATCATTTTTTTATAATTTTAATATAATGTTGAATTTCCATATTC
This genomic window from Bacillus anthracis str. Vollum contains:
- the cspD gene encoding cold-shock protein CspD, encoding MQTGKVKWFNSEKGFGFIEVEGGDDVFVHFSAIQGDGFKTLEEGQEVSFEIVEGNRGPQAANVTKN
- a CDS encoding yteA family sporulation protein — translated: MLTPQQINQFKSVLEKQKQELEQTIQTHENEDRASERESVGELSSYDNHPADMATELYERQKDFGLIELWHKQLEDTKHALQKIEAGTYGICEVSGEEIPFERLEAMPTATTCIQHTTNKLNMETRPVEEEVLSPSFHKHDEDHSVEYDAEVAWQDVANYGTSETPSDLERQDSKNYNGMYVNSEENVGYVEDFENFIGTDMYGKNPQVFATEEHEEYEQMLDDFEERTFKGELSSNESSSKE